The Halichoerus grypus chromosome 14, mHalGry1.hap1.1, whole genome shotgun sequence genome contains a region encoding:
- the TMEM8B gene encoding transmembrane protein 8B isoform X3 — MNMPQSLGNQPLPPEPPSLGASAEGPGATSPPEHCWPVRPTLRNELDTFSVHFYIFFGPSVALPPERPAVFALRLLPVLDSGGVLSLELQLNVSSLLQENVTVFGCLTHEVPLSLGDAAVTCSKESLAGFLLSVSATSRVARLRIPFPQTGTWFLTLRSLCGVGPRYVRCRNATAEVRLRTFLSPCVDDCGPYGQCKLLRTHNYLYAACECKAGWRGWGCTDSADALTYGFQLLSTLLLCLSNLMFLPPVVLAIRSRYVLEAAVYTFTMFFSTFYHACDQPGIVVFCIMDYDVLQFCDFLGSLMSVWVTVIAMARLQPVVKQVLYLLGAMLLSMALQLDRHGLWNLLGPSLFALGILATAWYAASAAGTATHPRGAAGFSTCVLAALLQAVLSYSMLLWRPETTTSTFTAFGICSSLAVWASCCPHVPRLTTGSHLEPGPGAAVTSCASMSRRSWALWAQGGPLSAASVPAERGFGPGPWGT, encoded by the exons ATGAACATGCCCCAGTCACTGGGCAACCAGCCACTGCCCCCAGAGCCGCCATCCCTGGGGGCCTCTGCGGAGGGGCCTGGGGCCACATCCCCACCAGAGCACTGCTGGCCAGTGCGCCCGACACTGCGCAATGAGCTGGACACCTTCTCTGTCCACTTCTACATCTTCTTTGGCCCCAGCGTGGCCCTGCCCCCTGAGCGCCCCGCAGTGTTTGCCCTGAGGCTGCTGCCAGTGCTGGACAGCGGAGGCGTCCTCAGCCTGGAGCTCCAGCTCAATGTG agctccctgctccaggaGAATGTGACGGTGTTTGGATGCCTGACTCACGAGGTGCCCTTGAGCCTCGGGGATGCAGCGGTGACCTGTTCTAAAG AGTCCCTGGCTGGCTTCCTCCTGTCCGTCAGTGCCACTTCCAGAGTGGCCAGGCTGCGAATCCCTTTCCCACAGACTGGGACCTGGTTCCTGACCCTGCGCTCCCTGTGCGGGGTGGGGCCTCG GTACGTGCGGTGCCGGAACGCGACGGCCGAGGTGCGGCTGCGCACTTTCCTCTCCCCCTGCGTGGACGACTGCGGGCCCTACGGCCAGTGCAAGCTGCTGCGCACGCACAACTACCTGTACGCGGCCTGCGAGTGCAAGGCCG ggtggaggggctggggctgcaccGACAGTGCCGATGCGCTCACCTATGGATTCCAGCTGCTGTCTACGCTACTGCTCTGCCTGAGCAACCTCATGTTTTTGCCACCCGTGGTCCTGGCCATTCGGAGCCGATATGTGCTGGAAGCTGCTGTCTACACCTTCACCATGTTCTTCTCCACG TTTTACCATGCCTGTGACCAGCCAGGCATTGTGGTTTTCTGCATCATGGACTACGATGTGCTGCAGTTCTGTGATTTCCTGGGCTCCTTAATGTCCGTGTGGGTCACTGTCATTGCCATGGCTCGTTTACAGCCTGTGGTCAAGCAG GTGCTGTATTTGCTGGGGGCTATGCTGCTGTCTATGGCTCTGCAGCTTGACCGGCATGGACTCTGGAACCTGCTTGGACCCAGTCTCTTCGCCCTGGGGATCTTGGCCACAGCCTGG TACGCAGCGTCCGCCGCCGGCACTGCTACCCACCCACGTGGCGCCGCTGGCTTTTCTACCTGTGTCCTGGCAGCCTTATTGCAGGCAGTGCTGTCCTACTCTATGCTTTTGTGGAGACCCGAGACAACTACTTCTACATTCACAGCATTTGGCATATGCTCATCGCTGGCAGTGTGGGCTTCTTGCTGCCCCCACGTGCCAAGACTGACCACCGGGTCCCATCTGGAGCCCGGGCCCGGGGCTGCGGTTACCAGCTGTGCATCAATGAGCAGGAGGAGCTGGGCCTTGTGGGCCCAGGGGGGGCCACTGTCAGCAGCATCTGTTCCAGCTGAGAGGGGCTTTGGGCCTGGCCCTTGGGGAACATGA
- the TMEM8B gene encoding transmembrane protein 8B isoform X1, producing the protein MAQPWSRPLVLSSSSPWPPAPPSPRFPNRPLPRPGSQRMPRSESQPRPPLQSQSQSLCLSWPPTPPLPLFHLLSQIPAETLSQPHSQCLLKPGAQTLPLPQSPLHPLLQSHSLPLFKPQCPAQPNPLSQPLPSSLCLPKSLPLSTPLSHTLPLSQPRLRSGLQLPPALLLLLLFSVLGPGAGGLFLTDYSTCSPRKLSPFRSFASTELFHFHVPEDTFLAVWNLIIFKEQGGTFGDHCPDQSVTVYFRSGAPPVINPLHTHFPGDTAVPGVFSLTLSWTLPNRTSGIFNVSSPLPGDWFLAAHLPQAHGHISVKGLQDECQYLLQPQLIVRRLLDVAVLVPGRPSEQTLSAHNRSALYKVFVPSFTYRVSAQLACVGSRGASACPLTLRLRPKAPPLHNSSSLSCGGASVCQLELALPPWGHWVYVRVEIPSRGPGRTIRFQLCVRLQECPQPSLSRVLVPGAAMNMPQSLGNQPLPPEPPSLGASAEGPGATSPPEHCWPVRPTLRNELDTFSVHFYIFFGPSVALPPERPAVFALRLLPVLDSGGVLSLELQLNVSSLLQENVTVFGCLTHEVPLSLGDAAVTCSKESLAGFLLSVSATSRVARLRIPFPQTGTWFLTLRSLCGVGPRYVRCRNATAEVRLRTFLSPCVDDCGPYGQCKLLRTHNYLYAACECKAGWRGWGCTDSADALTYGFQLLSTLLLCLSNLMFLPPVVLAIRSRYVLEAAVYTFTMFFSTFYHACDQPGIVVFCIMDYDVLQFCDFLGSLMSVWVTVIAMARLQPVVKQVLYLLGAMLLSMALQLDRHGLWNLLGPSLFALGILATAWYAASAAGTATHPRGAAGFSTCVLAALLQAVLSYSMLLWRPETTTSTFTAFGICSSLAVWASCCPHVPRLTTGSHLEPGPGAAVTSCASMSRRSWALWAQGGPLSAASVPAERGFGPGPWGT; encoded by the exons atGGCCCAGCCCTGGTCCCGGCCCCTCGTCCTATCCTCATCCAGCCCttggcccccagccccgccctcgCCCCGCTTCCCAAATCGGCCCCTGCCCCGGCCTGGGTCCCAGCGAATGCCCAGATCCGAGTCCCAACCCAGGCCCCCCCTCCAGTCCCAGTCCCAGTCCCTGTGCCTGTCCTGGCCCCCAACCCCTCCTCTGCCCTTGTTCCACCTCCTGTCACAAATCCCAGCCGAAACCCTGTCCCAACCCCATTCCCAGTGTTTGCTTAAACCCGGTGCCCAAACCCTGCCCTTGCCCCAGTCCCCATTACATCCCCTGCTTCAATCCCATTCCCTGCCCTTGTTCaagccccagtgcccagcacagcccaATCCATTATCTCAGCCTTTGCCCTCATCTCTGTGTTTACCCAAGTCTCTCCCACTATCCACCCCCCTCTCTCAtaccctgcccctctcccagcctcgACTCAGGTCTGGGCTCCAGCTGCCGCCAGCCTTATTGCTGCTGTTGCTGTTCTCTGTCCTTGGCCCGGGGGCTG GAGGCCTCTTCCTGACTGACTACTCCACCTGCTCACCCCGCAAGCTGAGTCCCTTCCGCTCCTTTGCCAGCACCGAGCTCTTCCACTTCCATGTTCCCGAGGACACATTCCTGGCTGTTTGGAACCTCATCATCTTCAAGGAGCAGGGGGGAACCTTTGGGGACCACTGCCCAGACCAAAGTGTGACTGT GTATTTCCGGTCCGGGGCACCCCCTGTCATCAATCCCCTGCACACACACTTCCCAGGGGACACGGCTGTGCCTGGGGTTTTCTCACTGACCCTCAGCTGGACACTGCCCAACCGCACCTCAGGCATCTTTAACGTCAGCAGCCCCTTACCTGGGGACTGGTTCTTGGCTGCCCACCTTCCCCAGGCCCATGGCCACATCTCTGTCAAG GGTCTCCAGGATGAGTGTCAGTACCTCCTTCAGCCGCAGCTGATTGTCCGGCGTTTGCTGGACGTTGCCGTGCTGGTGCCTGGCCGTCCCTCAGAGCAGACCCTCTCGGCCCACAATCGCTCAGCCCTGTACAA ggTCTTTGTGCCCAGCTTTACTTACAGGGTTTCAGCACAGCTGGCGTGTGTGGGGAGCCGCGGGGCATCAGCCTGCCCCCTGACGTTGCGCCTGCGCCCCAAGGCCCCACCCCTGCACAACTCAAGCTCTTTGTCCTGTGGAGGTGCCTCGGTGTGCCAGCTGGAGCTGGCACTGCCCCCCTGGGGGCACTGGGTCTACGTGCGTGTGGAGATcccatcccggggtcctggcaggACCATCCGCTTCCAGCTCTGTGTGCGGTTGCAAG AGTGCCCACAGCCCAGCCTGTCCCGTGTCCTCGTCCCTGGAGCTGCCATGAACATGCCCCAGTCACTGGGCAACCAGCCACTGCCCCCAGAGCCGCCATCCCTGGGGGCCTCTGCGGAGGGGCCTGGGGCCACATCCCCACCAGAGCACTGCTGGCCAGTGCGCCCGACACTGCGCAATGAGCTGGACACCTTCTCTGTCCACTTCTACATCTTCTTTGGCCCCAGCGTGGCCCTGCCCCCTGAGCGCCCCGCAGTGTTTGCCCTGAGGCTGCTGCCAGTGCTGGACAGCGGAGGCGTCCTCAGCCTGGAGCTCCAGCTCAATGTG agctccctgctccaggaGAATGTGACGGTGTTTGGATGCCTGACTCACGAGGTGCCCTTGAGCCTCGGGGATGCAGCGGTGACCTGTTCTAAAG AGTCCCTGGCTGGCTTCCTCCTGTCCGTCAGTGCCACTTCCAGAGTGGCCAGGCTGCGAATCCCTTTCCCACAGACTGGGACCTGGTTCCTGACCCTGCGCTCCCTGTGCGGGGTGGGGCCTCG GTACGTGCGGTGCCGGAACGCGACGGCCGAGGTGCGGCTGCGCACTTTCCTCTCCCCCTGCGTGGACGACTGCGGGCCCTACGGCCAGTGCAAGCTGCTGCGCACGCACAACTACCTGTACGCGGCCTGCGAGTGCAAGGCCG ggtggaggggctggggctgcaccGACAGTGCCGATGCGCTCACCTATGGATTCCAGCTGCTGTCTACGCTACTGCTCTGCCTGAGCAACCTCATGTTTTTGCCACCCGTGGTCCTGGCCATTCGGAGCCGATATGTGCTGGAAGCTGCTGTCTACACCTTCACCATGTTCTTCTCCACG TTTTACCATGCCTGTGACCAGCCAGGCATTGTGGTTTTCTGCATCATGGACTACGATGTGCTGCAGTTCTGTGATTTCCTGGGCTCCTTAATGTCCGTGTGGGTCACTGTCATTGCCATGGCTCGTTTACAGCCTGTGGTCAAGCAG GTGCTGTATTTGCTGGGGGCTATGCTGCTGTCTATGGCTCTGCAGCTTGACCGGCATGGACTCTGGAACCTGCTTGGACCCAGTCTCTTCGCCCTGGGGATCTTGGCCACAGCCTGG TACGCAGCGTCCGCCGCCGGCACTGCTACCCACCCACGTGGCGCCGCTGGCTTTTCTACCTGTGTCCTGGCAGCCTTATTGCAGGCAGTGCTGTCCTACTCTATGCTTTTGTGGAGACCCGAGACAACTACTTCTACATTCACAGCATTTGGCATATGCTCATCGCTGGCAGTGTGGGCTTCTTGCTGCCCCCACGTGCCAAGACTGACCACCGGGTCCCATCTGGAGCCCGGGCCCGGGGCTGCGGTTACCAGCTGTGCATCAATGAGCAGGAGGAGCTGGGCCTTGTGGGCCCAGGGGGGGCCACTGTCAGCAGCATCTGTTCCAGCTGAGAGGGGCTTTGGGCCTGGCCCTTGGGGAACATGA
- the FAM221B gene encoding protein FAM221B, whose product MEADKVTEAPHTTMETEKHPSSKDPSAEDSQENHGSETSLKPSISETPLEAHTSESHLVPSTSQAPLENHASETSLEPSISETPLEAHTSESHLVPSTSQVPEKHLSSPTSSQDYVPVSSPDTLKEDLSKYSPSEVSWSRRSIQISESEILQKHSLSSPSAPIHLDTSAKEKEEEGEDKEQVDATDSTAATAQPGQQLGNTVHPVVPAKRAELVEVAKAMPREKFGAQVNYLFQWEKNAALSTIQTGLYIGWRCPHYLWDCFRIGDESKCFCGHLLKEHQIISDISVPCNVGQCRCLTFCFIPSRPEEVGEFWLKRRATFDPKAWRAQCRCKHSHEDHAATGSHPCRVKGCCCNCFESNFLCAACDRRWEEHETFFETEETRRRGGRPHGTDSVNTWRRPL is encoded by the exons ATGGAAGCAGACAAGGTCACAGAAGCGCCTCATACCACCATGGAAACAGAGAAGCACCCCTCTTCAAAGGACCCCTCCGCCGAGGACTCACA AGAGAACCATGGCTCTGAAACCTCTTTGAAACCTTCCATCTCTGAGACCCCTTTAGAGGCCCACACCTCTGAATCtcatctagttccatccacttccCAGGCCCCTTTAGAGAACCATGCCTCCGAAACCTCTTTGGAACCTTCCATCTCTGAGACCCCTTTAGAGGCCCACACCTCTGAATCTCATCTGGTTCCATCCACTTCCCAG GTCCCAGAGAAACACCTTTCTTCTCCTACCTCATCACAAGACTATGTCCCTGTATCTTCCCCTGATACTCTGAAGGAAGACCTCTCTAAGTATTCTCCCAGTGAGGTCTCATGGTCAAGGAGGTCCATCCAGATCTCTGAGTCTGAGATCCTTCAAAAGCACTCCCTTTCAAGCCCTTCAGCCCCGATCCACCTGGACACATctgcaaaggaaaaggaagaggaaggagaagacaaAGAGCAGGTGGACGCCACGGACAGCACCGCAGCCACGGCGCAGCCTGGACAACAGCTGGGCA ACACAGTCCACCCAGTGGTCCCTGCCAAGCGAGCAGAGCTGGTGGAAGTGGCTAAGGCAATGCCCAGAGAGAAGTTTGGTGCTCAGGTGAATTATCTTTTCCAATGGGAGAAGAATGCAGCCCTAAGTACCATCCAGACAG GTCTCTACATTGGCTGGCGCTGCCCCCATTACCTATGGGACTGTTTCCGGATTGGAGATGAGTCCAAATGCTTTTGTGGACACTTGTTGAAAGAGCACCAGATCATCTCAG ACATATCTGTGCCCTGCAATGTGGGCCAGTGTCGCTGCCTCACGTTCTGCTTTATCCCATCACGCCCAGAGGAGGTGGGTGAGTTCTGGCTCAAAAGACGAGCTACCTTTGACCCCAAGGCCTGGAGGGCCCAATGTCGCTGCAAACACAGCCATGAAGACCATGCAGCTACTGGGTCCCATCCCTGCAGGGTGAAAG GCTGTTGCTGCAACTGCTTTGAGTCTAATTTCCTCTGTGCGGCCTGTGACCGGCGCTGGGAGGAACACGAGACTTTCTTTGAGACTGAGGAGACCCGGCGACGAGGAGGGAGGCCTCATG GGACAGACAGTGTCAACACCTGGCGCAGGCCTCTTTGA
- the TMEM8B gene encoding transmembrane protein 8B isoform X2 gives MAQPWSRPLVLSSSSPWPPAPPSPRFPNRPLPRPGSQRMPRSESQPRPPLQSQSQSLCLSWPPTPPLPLFHLLSQIPAETLSQPHSQCLLKPGAQTLPLPQSPLHPLLQSHSLPLFKPQCPAQPNPLSQPLPSSLCLPKSLPLSTPLSHTLPLSQPRLRSGLQLPPALLLLLLFSVLGPGAGGLFLTDYSTCSPRKLSPFRSFASTELFHFHVPEDTFLAVWNLIIFKEQGGTFGDHCPDQSVTVYFRSGAPPVINPLHTHFPGDTAVPGVFSLTLSWTLPNRTSGIFNVSSPLPGDWFLAAHLPQAHGHISVKGLQDECQYLLQPQLIVRRLLDVAVLVPGRPSEQTLSAHNRSALYKVFVPSFTYRVSAQLACVGSRGASACPLTLRLRPKAPPLHNSSSLSCGGASVCQLELALPPWGHWVYVRVEIPSRGPGRTIRFQLCVRLQECPQPSLSRVLVPGAAMNMPQSLGNQPLPPEPPSLGASAEGPGATSPPEHCWPVRPTLRNELDTFSVHFYIFFGPSVALPPERPAVFALRLLPVLDSGGVLSLELQLNVSSLLQENVTVFGCLTHEVPLSLGDAAVTCSKESLAGFLLSVSATSRVARLRIPFPQTGTWFLTLRSLCGVGPRYVRCRNATAEVRLRTFLSPCVDDCGPYGQCKLLRTHNYLYAACECKAGWRGWGCTDSADALTYGFQLLSTLLLCLSNLMFLPPVVLAIRSRYVLEAAVYTFTMFFSTFYHACDQPGIVVFCIMDYDVLQFCDFLGSLMSVWVTVIAMARLQPVVKQVLYLLGAMLLSMALQLDRHGLWNLLGPSLFALGILATAWTVRSVRRRHCYPPTWRRWLFYLCPGSLIAGSAVLLYAFVETRDNYFYIHSIWHMLIAGSVGFLLPPRAKTDHRVPSGARARGCGYQLCINEQEELGLVGPGGATVSSICSS, from the exons atGGCCCAGCCCTGGTCCCGGCCCCTCGTCCTATCCTCATCCAGCCCttggcccccagccccgccctcgCCCCGCTTCCCAAATCGGCCCCTGCCCCGGCCTGGGTCCCAGCGAATGCCCAGATCCGAGTCCCAACCCAGGCCCCCCCTCCAGTCCCAGTCCCAGTCCCTGTGCCTGTCCTGGCCCCCAACCCCTCCTCTGCCCTTGTTCCACCTCCTGTCACAAATCCCAGCCGAAACCCTGTCCCAACCCCATTCCCAGTGTTTGCTTAAACCCGGTGCCCAAACCCTGCCCTTGCCCCAGTCCCCATTACATCCCCTGCTTCAATCCCATTCCCTGCCCTTGTTCaagccccagtgcccagcacagcccaATCCATTATCTCAGCCTTTGCCCTCATCTCTGTGTTTACCCAAGTCTCTCCCACTATCCACCCCCCTCTCTCAtaccctgcccctctcccagcctcgACTCAGGTCTGGGCTCCAGCTGCCGCCAGCCTTATTGCTGCTGTTGCTGTTCTCTGTCCTTGGCCCGGGGGCTG GAGGCCTCTTCCTGACTGACTACTCCACCTGCTCACCCCGCAAGCTGAGTCCCTTCCGCTCCTTTGCCAGCACCGAGCTCTTCCACTTCCATGTTCCCGAGGACACATTCCTGGCTGTTTGGAACCTCATCATCTTCAAGGAGCAGGGGGGAACCTTTGGGGACCACTGCCCAGACCAAAGTGTGACTGT GTATTTCCGGTCCGGGGCACCCCCTGTCATCAATCCCCTGCACACACACTTCCCAGGGGACACGGCTGTGCCTGGGGTTTTCTCACTGACCCTCAGCTGGACACTGCCCAACCGCACCTCAGGCATCTTTAACGTCAGCAGCCCCTTACCTGGGGACTGGTTCTTGGCTGCCCACCTTCCCCAGGCCCATGGCCACATCTCTGTCAAG GGTCTCCAGGATGAGTGTCAGTACCTCCTTCAGCCGCAGCTGATTGTCCGGCGTTTGCTGGACGTTGCCGTGCTGGTGCCTGGCCGTCCCTCAGAGCAGACCCTCTCGGCCCACAATCGCTCAGCCCTGTACAA ggTCTTTGTGCCCAGCTTTACTTACAGGGTTTCAGCACAGCTGGCGTGTGTGGGGAGCCGCGGGGCATCAGCCTGCCCCCTGACGTTGCGCCTGCGCCCCAAGGCCCCACCCCTGCACAACTCAAGCTCTTTGTCCTGTGGAGGTGCCTCGGTGTGCCAGCTGGAGCTGGCACTGCCCCCCTGGGGGCACTGGGTCTACGTGCGTGTGGAGATcccatcccggggtcctggcaggACCATCCGCTTCCAGCTCTGTGTGCGGTTGCAAG AGTGCCCACAGCCCAGCCTGTCCCGTGTCCTCGTCCCTGGAGCTGCCATGAACATGCCCCAGTCACTGGGCAACCAGCCACTGCCCCCAGAGCCGCCATCCCTGGGGGCCTCTGCGGAGGGGCCTGGGGCCACATCCCCACCAGAGCACTGCTGGCCAGTGCGCCCGACACTGCGCAATGAGCTGGACACCTTCTCTGTCCACTTCTACATCTTCTTTGGCCCCAGCGTGGCCCTGCCCCCTGAGCGCCCCGCAGTGTTTGCCCTGAGGCTGCTGCCAGTGCTGGACAGCGGAGGCGTCCTCAGCCTGGAGCTCCAGCTCAATGTG agctccctgctccaggaGAATGTGACGGTGTTTGGATGCCTGACTCACGAGGTGCCCTTGAGCCTCGGGGATGCAGCGGTGACCTGTTCTAAAG AGTCCCTGGCTGGCTTCCTCCTGTCCGTCAGTGCCACTTCCAGAGTGGCCAGGCTGCGAATCCCTTTCCCACAGACTGGGACCTGGTTCCTGACCCTGCGCTCCCTGTGCGGGGTGGGGCCTCG GTACGTGCGGTGCCGGAACGCGACGGCCGAGGTGCGGCTGCGCACTTTCCTCTCCCCCTGCGTGGACGACTGCGGGCCCTACGGCCAGTGCAAGCTGCTGCGCACGCACAACTACCTGTACGCGGCCTGCGAGTGCAAGGCCG ggtggaggggctggggctgcaccGACAGTGCCGATGCGCTCACCTATGGATTCCAGCTGCTGTCTACGCTACTGCTCTGCCTGAGCAACCTCATGTTTTTGCCACCCGTGGTCCTGGCCATTCGGAGCCGATATGTGCTGGAAGCTGCTGTCTACACCTTCACCATGTTCTTCTCCACG TTTTACCATGCCTGTGACCAGCCAGGCATTGTGGTTTTCTGCATCATGGACTACGATGTGCTGCAGTTCTGTGATTTCCTGGGCTCCTTAATGTCCGTGTGGGTCACTGTCATTGCCATGGCTCGTTTACAGCCTGTGGTCAAGCAG GTGCTGTATTTGCTGGGGGCTATGCTGCTGTCTATGGCTCTGCAGCTTGACCGGCATGGACTCTGGAACCTGCTTGGACCCAGTCTCTTCGCCCTGGGGATCTTGGCCACAGCCTGG ACAGTACGCAGCGTCCGCCGCCGGCACTGCTACCCACCCACGTGGCGCCGCTGGCTTTTCTACCTGTGTCCTGGCAGCCTTATTGCAGGCAGTGCTGTCCTACTCTATGCTTTTGTGGAGACCCGAGACAACTACTTCTACATTCACAGCATTTGGCATATGCTCATCGCTGGCAGTGTGGGCTTCTTGCTGCCCCCACGTGCCAAGACTGACCACCGGGTCCCATCTGGAGCCCGGGCCCGGGGCTGCGGTTACCAGCTGTGCATCAATGAGCAGGAGGAGCTGGGCCTTGTGGGCCCAGGGGGGGCCACTGTCAGCAGCATCTGTTCCAGCTGA
- the LOC118528716 gene encoding olfactory receptor 13C7-like, with translation MANWTAVTEYVLLGLREHHNLETVLFVLCLAIYSVNVLGNSLLIGLSMLDPRLHSPMYFFLSNLSLMDICGTSSFVPLMLVDFLEARKTISFPGCALQMYLTLALGSTECLLLAVMAYDRYVAICQPLRYPEIMSGQTCVRMAVLSWGTGFANSLLQSLLTWSLPFCGHNIINHFFCEILAVLKLACGDISLNALMLMVATAVLTLAPLLLICLSYIFILATILRVPSAAGRHKAFSTCSAHITVVVVFYGTISFMYFKPKAKNPDLDKIIALFYGVVTPSLNPIIYSLRNAEVKAAAIALLWGDLLSRKMSHPPCCSSAL, from the coding sequence ATGGCAAACTGGACGGCTGTGACCGAATACGTCTTGCTAGGACTCCGCGAGCACCATAACCTCGAGACGGTCCTGTTTGTGCTCTGCCTGGCCATCTACTCCGTGAATGTGCTGGGGAACTCCCTCCTCATAGGGCTGAGCATGCTGGACCCCCGCCTGCACAGCCCCATGTACTTCTTTCTCAGCAACCTGTCCCTCATGGACATCTGTGGCACATCCTCCTTTGTGCCTCTCATGCTGGTCGACTTCCTGGAAGCCCGGAAGACCATCTCCTTCCCTGGCTGTGCCCTGCAGATGTACCTGACCCTGGCCCTGGGTTCCACGGAGTGCCTGCTCCTGGCCGTGATGGCATATGACCGTTATGTGGCTATCTGCCAGCCGCTTAGGTACCCAGAGATCATGAGCGGGCAGACGTGTGTGCGGATGGCAGTGCTGAGCTGGGGGACAGGCTTTGCCAACTCACTGCTGCAGTCCCTTCTCACCTGGAGCCTCCCCTTCTGTGGCCACAATATCATCAACCACTTCTTCTGTGAGATCTTGGCAGTGCTGAAACTGGCCTGTGGGGACATCTCTCTCAACGCACTGATGTTAATGGTGGCCACAGCGGTCCTGACGCTGGCCCCGCTCCTGCTCATCTGCCTGTCCTACATTTTCATCCTTGCTACCATCCTTAGGGTGCCCTCTGCTGCAGGCCGGCACAAAGCCTTCTCCACCTGCTCTGCCCACATCACAGTGGTGGTGGTTTTCTATGGAACCATCTCCTTCATGTATTTCAAGCCCAAGGCCAAGAACCCTGACCTGGATAAGATTATTGCATTGTTCTATGGGGTCGTGACACCCTCACTGAACCCCATCATCTACAGCCTGAGGAACGCAGAGGTGAAAGCGGCTGCCATAGCCCTGCTGTGGGGAGACCTGCTCTCCAGGAAAATGTCCCACCCTCCCTGTTGCTCTTCAGCTCTATAA